A region from the Hippoglossus hippoglossus isolate fHipHip1 chromosome 18, fHipHip1.pri, whole genome shotgun sequence genome encodes:
- the brms1 gene encoding breast cancer metastasis-suppressor 1 isoform X1 — MPTQPPVREPEEEMEAEGESQLPEANGEVEEPRENEGRGGGEETMEESTEERESDLDESEEEEEGEEEEEESSEMDDEDCERRRVECLDEMYDLEKQFQELKEKLFRERLNQVKVKLDEVLTGKGGEYREPLAALQDSMQIRTQVAGVYRELCLQVIQHKHECEVQGARQHLESEKTLLFDAMKTELLEKIRRLDEDRQNIDITSEWSDEMRGKKCKRKNLPGRLERKKKVALVSGPFIVYMLRDIDILEDWTAIKKAKAALLPLKKKTEICLSER, encoded by the exons ATGCCCACACAGCCCCCTGTGAGGGAGCccgaggaggagatggaggcagAAGGAGAGTCACAGCTCCCTGAGGCCAacggagaggtggaggagccgAGAGAAAACGAAGGGAGAGGAGGCGGAGAGGAGACCATGGAGGAGAGCAcggaagagagggagagcgacCTGGAcgagagtgaggaggaagaggagggggaggaggaagaagaggagagttCAG AGATGGACGATGAAGACTGCGAGCGGAGGAGGGTGGAATGTCTAGACGAGATGTACGATCTTGAAAAACAATTTcaggagctgaaagagaa GTTGTTTCGGGAGCGGCTGAACCAGGTGAAAGTGAAGCTGGACGAGGTGCTGACAGGGAAGGGTGGAGAATACAGAGAACCACTGGCTGCGCTGCAGGACAGCATGCAGATACGAACACAGGTGGCCG GAGTGTACAGAGAGTTGTGTCTGCAAGTGATCCAACACAAGCACGAGTGTGAAGTGCAAGGAGCAAGGCAGCACCTGGAG AGTGAGAAGACGCTGCTGTTTGATGCCATGAAGACCGAGCTGCTGGAAAAGATCCGGAGACTGGACGAGGACAGACAGAATATAGACATCACCTCGG AGTGGAGCGATGAGATGAGGGGCAAGAAGTGTAAAAGAAAGAATCTGCCGGGTCGcttggagagaaagaagaaagtagCTCTGGTTTCAG GCCCTTTCATCGTCTACATGCTGAGAGACATCGACATCCTCGAAGACTGGACCGCTATAAAGAAG gcaAAAGCAGCACTGTTGCcgctgaaaaagaaaactgaaa tttgtctttcagagCGGTGA
- the brms1 gene encoding breast cancer metastasis-suppressor 1 isoform X2, which yields MPTQPPVREPEEEMEAEGESQLPEANGEVEEPRENEGRGGGEETMEESTEERESDLDESEEEEEGEEEEEESSEMDDEDCERRRVECLDEMYDLEKQFQELKEKLFRERLNQVKVKLDEVLTGKGGEYREPLAALQDSMQIRTQVAGVYRELCLQVIQHKHECEVQGARQHLESEKTLLFDAMKTELLEKIRRLDEDRQNIDITSEWSDEMRGKKCKRKNLPGRLERKKKVALVSGPFIVYMLRDIDILEDWTAIKKVKAALLPLKKKTEICLSER from the exons ATGCCCACACAGCCCCCTGTGAGGGAGCccgaggaggagatggaggcagAAGGAGAGTCACAGCTCCCTGAGGCCAacggagaggtggaggagccgAGAGAAAACGAAGGGAGAGGAGGCGGAGAGGAGACCATGGAGGAGAGCAcggaagagagggagagcgacCTGGAcgagagtgaggaggaagaggagggggaggaggaagaagaggagagttCAG AGATGGACGATGAAGACTGCGAGCGGAGGAGGGTGGAATGTCTAGACGAGATGTACGATCTTGAAAAACAATTTcaggagctgaaagagaa GTTGTTTCGGGAGCGGCTGAACCAGGTGAAAGTGAAGCTGGACGAGGTGCTGACAGGGAAGGGTGGAGAATACAGAGAACCACTGGCTGCGCTGCAGGACAGCATGCAGATACGAACACAGGTGGCCG GAGTGTACAGAGAGTTGTGTCTGCAAGTGATCCAACACAAGCACGAGTGTGAAGTGCAAGGAGCAAGGCAGCACCTGGAG AGTGAGAAGACGCTGCTGTTTGATGCCATGAAGACCGAGCTGCTGGAAAAGATCCGGAGACTGGACGAGGACAGACAGAATATAGACATCACCTCGG AGTGGAGCGATGAGATGAGGGGCAAGAAGTGTAAAAGAAAGAATCTGCCGGGTCGcttggagagaaagaagaaagtagCTCTGGTTTCAG GCCCTTTCATCGTCTACATGCTGAGAGACATCGACATCCTCGAAGACTGGACCGCTATAAAGAAGGTG AAAGCAGCACTGTTGCcgctgaaaaagaaaactgaaa tttgtctttcagagCGGTGA
- the brms1 gene encoding breast cancer metastasis-suppressor 1 isoform X3, with the protein MPTQPPVREPEEEMEAEGESQLPEANGEVEEPRENEGRGGGEETMEESTEERESDLDESEEEEEGEEEEEESSEMDDEDCERRRVECLDEMYDLEKQFQELKEKLFRERLNQVKVKLDEVLTGKGGEYREPLAALQDSMQIRTQVAGVYRELCLQVIQHKHECEVQGARQHLESEKTLLFDAMKTELLEKIRRLDEDRQNIDITSEWSDEMRGKKCKRKNLPGRLERKKKVALVSGPFIVYMLRDIDILEDWTAIKKAKAALLPLKKKTEKR; encoded by the exons ATGCCCACACAGCCCCCTGTGAGGGAGCccgaggaggagatggaggcagAAGGAGAGTCACAGCTCCCTGAGGCCAacggagaggtggaggagccgAGAGAAAACGAAGGGAGAGGAGGCGGAGAGGAGACCATGGAGGAGAGCAcggaagagagggagagcgacCTGGAcgagagtgaggaggaagaggagggggaggaggaagaagaggagagttCAG AGATGGACGATGAAGACTGCGAGCGGAGGAGGGTGGAATGTCTAGACGAGATGTACGATCTTGAAAAACAATTTcaggagctgaaagagaa GTTGTTTCGGGAGCGGCTGAACCAGGTGAAAGTGAAGCTGGACGAGGTGCTGACAGGGAAGGGTGGAGAATACAGAGAACCACTGGCTGCGCTGCAGGACAGCATGCAGATACGAACACAGGTGGCCG GAGTGTACAGAGAGTTGTGTCTGCAAGTGATCCAACACAAGCACGAGTGTGAAGTGCAAGGAGCAAGGCAGCACCTGGAG AGTGAGAAGACGCTGCTGTTTGATGCCATGAAGACCGAGCTGCTGGAAAAGATCCGGAGACTGGACGAGGACAGACAGAATATAGACATCACCTCGG AGTGGAGCGATGAGATGAGGGGCAAGAAGTGTAAAAGAAAGAATCTGCCGGGTCGcttggagagaaagaagaaagtagCTCTGGTTTCAG GCCCTTTCATCGTCTACATGCTGAGAGACATCGACATCCTCGAAGACTGGACCGCTATAAAGAAG gcaAAAGCAGCACTGTTGCcgctgaaaaagaaaactgaaa agCGGTGA
- the brms1 gene encoding breast cancer metastasis-suppressor 1 isoform X5: protein MPTQPPVREPEEEMEAEGESQLPEANGEVEEPRENEGRGGGEETMEESTEERESDLDESEEEEEGEEEEEESSEMDDEDCERRRVECLDEMYDLEKQFQELKEKLFRERLNQVKVKLDEVLTGKGGEYREPLAALQDSMQIRTQVAGVYRELCLQVIQHKHECEVQGARQHLESEKTLLFDAMKTELLEKIRRLDEDRQNIDITSEWSDEMRGKKCKRKNLPGRLERKKKVALVSGPFIVYMLRDIDILEDWTAIKKSGEDTRVPVAKKPN from the exons ATGCCCACACAGCCCCCTGTGAGGGAGCccgaggaggagatggaggcagAAGGAGAGTCACAGCTCCCTGAGGCCAacggagaggtggaggagccgAGAGAAAACGAAGGGAGAGGAGGCGGAGAGGAGACCATGGAGGAGAGCAcggaagagagggagagcgacCTGGAcgagagtgaggaggaagaggagggggaggaggaagaagaggagagttCAG AGATGGACGATGAAGACTGCGAGCGGAGGAGGGTGGAATGTCTAGACGAGATGTACGATCTTGAAAAACAATTTcaggagctgaaagagaa GTTGTTTCGGGAGCGGCTGAACCAGGTGAAAGTGAAGCTGGACGAGGTGCTGACAGGGAAGGGTGGAGAATACAGAGAACCACTGGCTGCGCTGCAGGACAGCATGCAGATACGAACACAGGTGGCCG GAGTGTACAGAGAGTTGTGTCTGCAAGTGATCCAACACAAGCACGAGTGTGAAGTGCAAGGAGCAAGGCAGCACCTGGAG AGTGAGAAGACGCTGCTGTTTGATGCCATGAAGACCGAGCTGCTGGAAAAGATCCGGAGACTGGACGAGGACAGACAGAATATAGACATCACCTCGG AGTGGAGCGATGAGATGAGGGGCAAGAAGTGTAAAAGAAAGAATCTGCCGGGTCGcttggagagaaagaagaaagtagCTCTGGTTTCAG GCCCTTTCATCGTCTACATGCTGAGAGACATCGACATCCTCGAAGACTGGACCGCTATAAAGAAG agCGGTGAGGACACGAGGGTCCCAGTGGCAAAGAAACCAAACTGA
- the brms1 gene encoding breast cancer metastasis-suppressor 1 isoform X4 — MPTQPPVREPEEEMEAEGESQLPEANGEVEEPRENEGRGGGEETMEESTEERESDLDESEEEEEGEEEEEESSEMDDEDCERRRVECLDEMYDLEKQFQELKEKLFRERLNQVKVKLDEVLTGKGGEYREPLAALQDSMQIRTQVAGVYRELCLQVIQHKHECEVQGARQHLESEKTLLFDAMKTELLEKIRRLDEDRQNIDITSEWSDEMRGKKCKRKNLPGRLERKKKVALVSGPFIVYMLRDIDILEDWTAIKKVKAALLPLKKKTEKR, encoded by the exons ATGCCCACACAGCCCCCTGTGAGGGAGCccgaggaggagatggaggcagAAGGAGAGTCACAGCTCCCTGAGGCCAacggagaggtggaggagccgAGAGAAAACGAAGGGAGAGGAGGCGGAGAGGAGACCATGGAGGAGAGCAcggaagagagggagagcgacCTGGAcgagagtgaggaggaagaggagggggaggaggaagaagaggagagttCAG AGATGGACGATGAAGACTGCGAGCGGAGGAGGGTGGAATGTCTAGACGAGATGTACGATCTTGAAAAACAATTTcaggagctgaaagagaa GTTGTTTCGGGAGCGGCTGAACCAGGTGAAAGTGAAGCTGGACGAGGTGCTGACAGGGAAGGGTGGAGAATACAGAGAACCACTGGCTGCGCTGCAGGACAGCATGCAGATACGAACACAGGTGGCCG GAGTGTACAGAGAGTTGTGTCTGCAAGTGATCCAACACAAGCACGAGTGTGAAGTGCAAGGAGCAAGGCAGCACCTGGAG AGTGAGAAGACGCTGCTGTTTGATGCCATGAAGACCGAGCTGCTGGAAAAGATCCGGAGACTGGACGAGGACAGACAGAATATAGACATCACCTCGG AGTGGAGCGATGAGATGAGGGGCAAGAAGTGTAAAAGAAAGAATCTGCCGGGTCGcttggagagaaagaagaaagtagCTCTGGTTTCAG GCCCTTTCATCGTCTACATGCTGAGAGACATCGACATCCTCGAAGACTGGACCGCTATAAAGAAGGTG AAAGCAGCACTGTTGCcgctgaaaaagaaaactgaaa agCGGTGA